A stretch of the Solanum dulcamara chromosome 6, daSolDulc1.2, whole genome shotgun sequence genome encodes the following:
- the LOC129892822 gene encoding ribokinase encodes MTQTPEQNFEEEKSYSVENMRGLTTPLQSKYWHPTAQNNFKNSESFNLYRHPVQFNGKNNNPLSRKVKPISCFASENPNQPILKESKPPLVVVGSANADIYVEIDRLPKEGETVSAKTGQTLAGGKGANQAVCGGKLSYPTFFVGQVGEDAHGKLITEALESGGVCLDYLTTVSNAPTGHAVVMLQSDGQNSIIIVGGANMSCWPEELSSEDLEIVRSAGIVLLQREIPDFVNIQVAKAARNAGVPVILDAGGADSPIPPELLRCVDIFSPNETELARIAKMPTGSFEQISHAVEQCYDLGVNHVLVKLGANGSALFTKGEETLRQPIIKAAKIIDTTGAGDTFTAAFAVALVEGKSKEECLRFAAAAASLCVQVKGAIPSMPEKRAVFNLLQSV; translated from the exons ATGACTCAAACACCAGAGCAaaattttgaagaagaaaagagctACAGTGTAGAGAACATGAGGGGTCTGACAACACCTTTACAATCAAAGTATTGGCACCCAACAGCCCAAAACAACTTCAAAAACTCAGAAAGTTTCAATCTTTACCGTCACCCAGTTCAGTTTAATGGAAAAAACAACAACCCCTTATCAAGAAAAGTGAAACCCATCTCTTGTTTTGCTTCAGAGAACCCAAATCAACCAATCTTGAAAGAATCAAAGCCTCCATTGGTAGTAGTTGGATCAGCTAATGCAGATATCTATGTGGAGATTGATAGGTTACCAAAAGAAGGGGAAACAGTTTCAGCCAAGACAGGTCAAACATTGGCTGGTGGGAAAGGGGCTAATCAAGCTGTTTGTGGTGGAAAACTTTCGTATCCAACTTTTTTTGTTGGTCAAGTTGGTGAAGATGCTCATGGGAAATTGATTACTGAAGCATTAGAGAGTGGTGGGGTTTGTTTGGATTACCTTACTACTGTTTCTAATGCTCCAACTGGACATGCTGTGGTGATGCTTCAGTCTGATGGGCAGAATTCGATTATCATTGTTGGTGGTGCAAACATGTCTTGTTGGCCTGAAGAATTGTCATCTGAGGATTTGGAGATTGTGAGAAGTGCAGGGATTGTGTTGCTCCAGAGGGAGATTCCAGATTTTGTTAACATCCAAGTTGCAAAG GCTGCCAGGAATGCAGGTGTTCCAGTTATTCTAGATGCTGGTGGTGCCGATTCTCCAATCCCTCCAGAACTTCTTCGTTGTGTTGACATTTTCAGTCCAAATGAAACTGAGCTGGCTCGCATAGCAAAAATGCCAACAGGAAGTTTCGAACAAATCAGCCATGCAGTGGAGCAGTGCTATGACCTG GGAGTTAACCACGTCCTTGTTAAACTCGGGGCCAATGGATCTGCTCTGTTCACCAAAGGGGAGGAAACCTTGCGGCAACCCATTATTAAAGCTGCAAAAATCATTGATACAACAGGAGCTGGTGACACTTTTACAGCTGCTTTTGCAGTGGCCCTAGTGGAGGGCAAATCTAAAGAGGAATGTTTGAGATTTGCTG CTGCAGCAGCTTCTCTATGTGTTCAAGTGAAGGGAGCCATTCCAAGCATGCCCGAGAAGAGAGCAGTGTTCAATCTTCTTCAGTCAGTTTGA